In the Harmonia axyridis chromosome 3, icHarAxyr1.1, whole genome shotgun sequence genome, one interval contains:
- the LOC123677119 gene encoding all trans-polyprenyl-diphosphate synthase PDSS2-like — translation MFPLRCRLPGKLQQTNKLLNQISTCSTWSSISKKAESTVGFSTSFLNLRWLLSDEIANLASSVSKILGTNHPILKTAKNILIKSDVPSWGLIILLLSKANCVNARFSEGKDGTSGILHTQRMVAEIVETLKTGIFFHRSLQLKQELQQLPPQIHQGNKLALLVGDYLITKSYQILAEVNNSEVEEIISSALRDLCEEEFFGDRDKEDECIPSKRYLPDDAPLTVDTYRFEPYDHKIYLGRPKAEWTMRNCLGGAFLLGRGCYAAVKLSETSEHFQNSGFTFGVNFALALQARKDLNALSEDSTGQLEKVSAPILFHLEGDSSLDLGNNDTLMLRRKIREGPGIQKTNDMLGEFLMRAEMSLMEFPSCEARHVLHNMLKIV, via the coding sequence ATGTTTCCTCTTCGGTGTCGTCTTCCTGGAAAACTCCAACAAACGAATAAATTGTTAAACCAAATATCCACTTGTTCTACTTGGAGTTCCATCTCGAAGAAGGCTGAATCAACTGTCGGTTTTTCAACGTCTTTCCTGAATCTAAGATGGCTGCTGAGTGACGAAATAGCTAATCTTGCAAGTAGCGTCAGTAAGATACTAGGAACCAATCACCCAATACTGAAGACGGCAaagaatattttgataaaatcagATGTACCTTCATGGGGCCTCATCATTCTCCTTCTATCCAAAGCAAACTGCGTCAATGCCAGATTTTCTGAAGGTAAAGATGGTACCTCTGGTATCTTGCATACCCAACGGATGGTAGCTGAAATCGTGGAAACCCTAAAGACAGGCATCTTCTTCCATAGATCCCTCCAGCTCAAACAAGAACTACAACAACTCCCACCACAGATACACCAAGGCAACAAGTTGGCTCTTTTAGTAGGCGATTATTTGATTACCAAAAGTTATCAGATTCTGGCAGAAGTCAACAACTCTGAGGtggaagaaataatttcttctgCATTGAGAGATCTTTGCGAAGAGGAATTCTTCGGAGATAGAGATAAAGAAGATGAATGTATACCTTCCAAGAGATATTTACCAGATGATGCTCCTCTTACTGTTGATACTTACCGATTTGAACCATACGACCATAAGATATACCTTGGTAGACCAAAAGCTGAATGGACTATGAGGAATTGTCTAGGAGGTGCCTTCTTATTAGGCAGAGGGTGCTATGCAGCTGTTAAATTGAGTGAAACGAGtgaacattttcaaaattcagGCTTCACGTTCGGAGTTAACTTTGCTCTAGCTTTGCAGGCAAGGAAGGATCTGAATGCTCTCTCTGAAGATTCGACTGGTCAACTCGAGAAAGTTTCGGCACCTATTTTGTTCCATTTGGAAGGTGATTCGAGCTTGGACTTGGGGAACAATGATACCCTTATGCTTAGAAGAAAAATCAGAGAGGGTCCTGGCATACAAAAAACGAATGATATGTTGGGGGAGTTTTTGATGAGAGCAGAAATGTCACTTATGGAATTTCCATCGTGCGAAGCACGACATGTACTACATAATATGCTTAAAATAGTTTAA